Proteins from a genomic interval of Phaseolus vulgaris cultivar G19833 unplaced genomic scaffold, P. vulgaris v2.0 scaffold_15, whole genome shotgun sequence:
- the LOC137817001 gene encoding pentatricopeptide repeat-containing protein At1g07590, mitochondrial — translation MISTRMRSVKGLFAPNWLVQVIRRTPCGTVSLRLFCAQATQNQDSLSRRIERLPKGESVGSVFRGWMRDGYPVHGGDVFHSINRLRRLNMNKRALQVMEWVIRERPYRPRELDYSYLVEFTVKLHGISHGEQLFSRIPVEFQNELLYNNLVIACLDKSAIRLSLEYMKKMRELRFPISHLVFNRLIILHSSPGLKKMIPKLLTQMKADKVTPHVSTYNILMKIEASEHNLENLLKVFCRMKEAQVEPNEISYCILAIAHAVARLYAATEAYVEAVEKSITGKNWSTLDVLLMLYGYLGNQKELERIWTIIQELPSVRSKSYMIAIEAFGRIGQLNRAEEIWLEMKSTKEFKSVEQFNSMMSIYCKHGFVDKAAPLYKNMKASGCKPNAITYRQLALGCLRSGMQEQALKTLDLGLRLTISKRVRNSTPWLETTLSIVEIFAEKGDVGNVERLFEEFHKAKYCRYTFVYNTLIKAYVKAKIYDPNLLKRMILGGARPDAETYSLLKIAEQFRT, via the exons ATGATAAGCACACGCATGCGAAGTGTGAAAGGCTTATTCGCACCAAACTGGTTGGTTCAGGTAATACGTCGAACACCTTGTGGCACTGTTAGTTTGAGACTGTTCTGTGCTCAAGCCACACAAAACCAGGATTCCCTGTCTCGGAGAATCGAGAGACTCCCCAAAGGAGAATCCGTTGGCTCTGTTTTCCGCGGTTGGATGAGAGATGGCTACCCCGTTCACGGCGGTGACGTCTTTCACTCCATTAATCGTCTCAGGAGGCTCAACATGAACAAACGTGCCCTTCAG GTGATGGAATGGGTGATCAGGGAGAGACCCTACAGGCCTAGGGAACTGGATTACTCTTATCTTGTGGAGTTTACAGTTAAGCTTCATGGGATTTCACATGGTGAGCAGCTCTTCTCCCGAATTCCGGTTGAGTTTCAGAATGAGTTGCTCTACAATAATCTAGTGATTGCATGCTTGGATAAGAGTGCCATAAGGCTTTCACTTGAGTACATGAAGAAAATGAGGGAATTGAGGTTTCCCATTTCGCATTTGGTTTTCAACCGTCTCATAATTCTTCATTCCTCGCCTGGCCTCAAGAAGATGATACCCAAGTTACTTACCCAAATGAAGGCTGATAAAGTTACACCACATGTGTCCACCTACAATATTTTGATGAAAATAGAGGCCAGTGAACATAATCTTGAGAATTTGTTGAAGGTCTTCTGTCGTATGAAAGAAGCACAGGTTGAACCAAATGAAATATCTTACTGCATTCTGGCTATTGCTCATGCAGTGGCCAGGTTATATGCTGCTACTGAAGCGTATGTGGAAGCTGTGGAGAAGTCTATTACAGGGAAGAACTGGTCAACATTGGATGTCCTACTTATGTTGTATGGGTATCTGGGGAACCAAAAGGAGCTGGAAAGAATTTGGACCATCATTCAAGAACTTCCCTCCGTTAGATCTAAAAGTTACATGATAGCCATTGAAGCATTTGGTAGAATTGGACAGTTAAACCGAGCTGAAGAAATTTGGTTAGAAATGAAATCAACCAAAGAATTTAAATCTGTAGAGCAATTCAATTCAATGATGTCTATATACTGCAAGCATGGATTTGTCGACAAAGCAGCTCCACTGTACAAAAATATGAAAGCAAGTGGGTGTAAACCAAATGCCATAACTTATCGGCAGCTTGCTCTGGGGTGCTTGAGATCTGGTATGCAAGAGCAAGCTTTAAAGACCTTAGATTTGGGTTTGCGTTTGACAATTAGTAAGAGGGTTAGAAATTCAACCCCATGGTTGGAGACCActctttcaattgttgagaTTTTTGCTGAAAAAGGTGATGTGGGAAATGTTGAGAGATTGTTTGAAGAATTTCATAAAGCAAAGTATTGTAGATATACTTTTGTATATAATACCTTGATTAAGGCTTATGTAAAAGCTAAGATTTATGATCCAAATCTTTTGAAAAGAATGATTCTTGGGGGAGCTAGACCAGATGCTGAAACCTACAGTCTTTTAAAAATTGCTGAGCAGTTTCGAACTTGA
- the LOC137817002 gene encoding outer envelope pore protein 16, chloroplastic → MAWVKVSGSPRVDVAIDMGNPFLNLTVDAFLRIGTIAATRSGVEDTYHIIQKRNISSHDFEKTLKKMCKEGVYWGTVAGLYVGTEYGVERIRGTRDWKNAMIGGAVTGALVSAVSNNKKDKIAIDAITGAAIATAAEFINYLT, encoded by the exons ATGGCATGGGTGAAGGTTTCAGGGTCTCCTAGGGTTGATGTAGCCATTGACATGGGCAATCCATTTCTCAATCTCACTGTTGATGCTTTCCTCAGGATCGGAACC ATCGCAGCCACACGCTCAGGGGTTGAAGATACCTATCATATTATCCAAAAGA GGAATATCTCAAGTCATGATTTTGAGAAAACG TTGAAGAAGATGTGTAAAGAAGGTGTATATTGGG GAACTGTAGCTGGCCTTTATGTTGGAACCGAATATGGGGTAGAGAGAATCCGTGGCACTAGAGACTGG AAGAATGCCATGATTGGGGGGGCAGTAACCGGGGCCCTGGTATCTGCAGTCAGTAACAACAAGAAAGACAAGATTGCGATAGATGCCATTACGGGGGCAGCAATTGCTACTGCTGCAGAGTTCATAAATTACCTTACCTGA
- the LOC137816990 gene encoding triosephosphate isomerase, cytosolic, with protein MGRKFFVGGNWKCNGTTEEVKKIVTTLNEAKVPGEDVVEVVVSPPFVFIPTVKTLLRPDFHVAAQNCWVRKGGAYTGEVSAEMLVNLGVPWVIIGHSERRQILQETNEFVGDKVAYALSQGLKVIACIGETLEQREAGTTAAVVAEQTKAIAAKVSNWDNVVLAYEPVWAIGTGKVATPAQAQEVHVDLRKWVHDNVSAEVAASVRIIYGGSVNGGNCKELAGQADVDGFLVGGASLKAEFVDIINSATVKKN; from the exons atgGGCAGAAAATTCTTCGTCGGTGGAAACTGGAAATGC AATGGAACCACTGAGGAGGTGAAGAAGATTGTTACTACTCTGAATGAAGCTAAAGTCCCTGGAGAAGATGTTGTGG AAGTTGTTGTGAGTCCACCTTTTGTGTTCATTCCTACTGTAAAAACTTTACTGCGCCCTGATTTCCATGTCGCGGCACAGAACTGTTGGGTTCGCAAAGGTGGTGCTTATACTGGAGAAGTTAG TGCTGAAATGCTTGTTAATTTGGGAGTTCCTTGGGTTATCATTGGTCACTCTGAACGGAGGCAGATCTTACAAGAAACAAATGAG TTTGTGGGAGATAAAGTTGCATATGCACTTTCACAAGGTCTGAAAGTTATTGCTTGCATTGGAGAGACTCTTGAACAGCGTGAAGCTGGTACAACAGCAGCTGTTGTTGCCGAGCAAACAAAAGCAATTGCAG CTAAAGTATCAAACTGGGACAATGTTGTTTTGGCCTACGAGCCAGTTTGGGCCATCGGAACAGGAAAGGTTGCAACTCCTGCTCAGGCTCAAGAG GTTCATGTTGATTTGAGGAAATGGGTTCATGATAATGTGAGTGCCGAAGTTGCTGCATCTGTAAGAATTATCTATGGAG GTTCTGTAAATGGAGGAAACTGCAAAGAATTGGCAGGACAGGCCGATGTTGATGGATTTTTGGTTGGTGGTGCCTCCCTCAAG GCGGAGTTCGTGGACATCATAAACTCTGCCACCGTGAAGAAGAATTGA